The following coding sequences are from one Saccharomyces eubayanus strain FM1318 chromosome VII, whole genome shotgun sequence window:
- the MTL1 gene encoding Mtl1p: protein MACCTWVEIRGGSSLLVCRVVLIAVLLTLPLHVFSQELAQANSTTSSTAPSAISLSALDSSTFTVATSSSLSLSTTSVASVSFTSFPQSSLPLTILSTSSSSSSSSSPTAITDSSSSSLSSSGIFSFSSSSLPPPSSSSSSSSSSSSSSSSSPTTLSVSSTRSSFISTTESPLASSSSFSISSSIYSSSLESSSSMLPSSTSALTSSTSTSSTSTSSMTLSTSSPSSSFSSSFSSSSSSPSSSSSSSSSSSSSSSSSSSSSSSSSSSSSSSSSSSSSSSSSLTSSSSSSTSSSSSSSSLSSDFSSSITSTSASSTITPASQYSDLKKTITSIIEGQTILSNYYTTITYSPTASASSKKSAQHSGLSKKNRNIVIGCVVGIGVPLLIILLVLIYMFCIRPKKTDFIDSDGKVVTAYRSNFFKRVWYFLLGKKFGETDKFSSDSPIGNNNTQTFDDIDPEDILNNDNPYTAKHRNVEGYDDDDDENLPSAFYNSGTNDQYSPAKSASYSMSNSNGQDDSDQDHADGIIHNGEIHRVYDDSESSIDENYYTRPNNGLNITNY, encoded by the coding sequence ATGGCATGCTGCACATGGGTAGAGATACGAGGCGGCTCGAGCTTGTTGGTCTGCCGGGTGGTTCTCATAGCGGTGTTGTTGACGCTGCCGTTACATGTATTTTCACAGGAGTTGGCCCAGGCCAACTCCACAACGTCAAGCACAGCTCCTTCTGCCATCTCGCTTTCTGCGCTTGATTCATCCACGTTTACCGTCGCAACATCGAGCAGCCTAAGTCTATCGACGACAAGCGTAGCCTCTGTTTCGTTCACTTCTTTCCCACAGTCCTCTTTACCCCTTACTATTTTGTCgacttcgtcttcatcgtcttcgtcatcttcgCCAACTGCTATAACAGATTCGTCTTCGTCTAGTTTATCCTCGTCGGGGATCTTCTCCTTTTCCTCGTCGTCGTTGCCGCCGccgtcatcatcatcatcatcatcatcatcatcgtcgtcgtcgtcgtcatcatcaccaacTACTTTGTCCGTATCTTCAACAAGATCCTCCTTTATATCGACGACGGAATCACCTTTAGCTTCTTCCTCatccttttccatttcctcttcaatATATTCGTCTAGCCTGGAAAGTTCAAGCTCTATGCTACCTTCTTCGACCTCGGCTTTAACGTCTTCTACCTCAACTTCATCGACTTCGACATCTTCCATGACACTTTCAACCTCATCACCATCCTCATCCTTCTCCTCctcgttttcttcatcctcgTCTTCTCCATCCTCgtcctcttcatcatcatcatcatcatcatcatcatcatcatcatcatcatcatcttcttcctcttcttcttcttcatcatcatcatcatcttcttcatcatcatcatcttcatcatcattaacatcatcatcttcatcatcaacgtcatcttcatcttcgtcatcgtcattgTCTTCAGATTTCTCGTCTTCAATTACCTCTACATCTGCTTCATCCACCATAACCCCAGCTTCACAGTATTCagacttgaagaaaaccatAACAAGCATTATAGAGGGCCAAACAATTCTTTCCAACTACTATACAACTATAACATACTCACCAACAGCTTCAGCGTCTTCGAAAAAAAGCGCACAACACTCAGGTCtatctaaaaaaaatcgcAATATTGTTATTGGTTGTGTAGTTGGTATTGGCGTTCCCCTCTTAATTATTTTACTAGTGTTGATATACATGTTTTGCATCCGGCCTAAGAAGACGGATTTCATTGATTCTGATGGTAAAGTTGTTACCGCTTATCGTAGTAACTTCTTTAAAAGAGTTTGGTATTTCTTATTGGGTAAAAAATTTGGTGAAACCGACAAATTCAGCTCTGATTCTCCTATAGGCAACAACAACACTCAAACTTTTGACGATATTGATCCCGAAGACATACTTAACAATGACAACCCTTACACCGCTAAGCATAGAAACGTCGAAGGCtatgacgatgatgatgatgaaaacttGCCATCTGCTTTTTATAATAGCGGGACCAATGATCAATATTCGCCTGCTAAATCTGCGTCATATTCGATGTCAAATAGCAACGGTCAAGACGATAGTGACCAAGATCACGCTGATGGAATAATACATAATGGAGAAATCCATCGCGTTTATGATGACAGCGAAAGCAGCATCGACGAAAACTATTACACAAGACCGAATAACGGATTAAACATTACAAATTactaa
- the UGA1 gene encoding 4-aminobutyrate transaminase, which yields MSICEQYYPEEPAQPTIKTDSIPGPESQKQLKELGEVFDTRPAYFLADYEKSLGNYIADVDGNTYLDLYAQISSIALGYNNPALIKAAQSPEMIRALVDRPALGNFPSKDLDKILKQILKSAPKGQDHVWSGLSGADANELAFKAAFIYYRAKQRGFDADFSEQDNISVMENNAPGAPQLAVLSFKKAFHGRLFASGSTTCSKPIHKLDFPAFHWPHAEYPSYKFPLEDNADENRKEDDRCLQLVEELIKTWSIPVAALIVEPIQSEGGDNHASKYFLQKLRDVTLKHNVVYIIDEVQTGVGATGKLWCHEYADIQPPVDLVTFSKKFQSAGYFFHDPKFIPNKAYRQFNTWCGEPARMIIAGAIGQEISDKKLTEQCTRVGNYLFKKLEDLQKKYPENFQSLRGKDRGTFIAWDLPTGEKRDLLLKKLKSNGCNVGGCAVNAVRLRPSLTFEEKHADIFIEALTKSVNEL from the coding sequence ATGTCCATTTGTGAACAATACTACCCAGAAGAACCCGCTCAACCAACAATCAAGACCGATTCTATTCCTGGTCCTGAGTCTCAAAAGCAGTTGAAGGAACTAGGTGAAGTTTTCGATACGAGACCAGCATATTTCTTAGCAGATTATGAGAAATCCTTGGGTAACTATATCGCTGATGTAGACGGCAATACTTATTTGGATTTATATGCACAAATCTCCTCAATCGCACTAGGTTATAACAATCCTGCCTTAATCAAGGCAGCGCAATCACCAGAAATGATCCGTGCTTTGGTTGACCGTCCTGCCTTGGGAAATTTCCCATCAAAGGATTTAGACAAGATACTAAAGcagattttgaaatccGCACCAAAAGGTCAAGACCATGTTTGGTCAGGACTCTCCGGTGCAGATGCCAATGAATTGGCATTCAAGGCCGCCTTTATCTATTACCGTGCCAAGCAAAGGGGCTTCGATGCTGATTTTTCTGAACAAGATAATATATCCGTCATGGAAAATAACGCTCCTGGTGCTCCCCAACTTGCTGTTCTGTCATTCAAGAAAGCCTTCCATGGTAGACTATTTGCCTCTGGGTCTACAACCTGTTCTAAGCCAATTCACAAGCTAGATTTCCCAGCTTTCCATTGGCCTCATGCTGAATACCCATCTTACAAGTTTCCGTTGGAAGACAATGCCGATGAAAACCGTAAAGAGGATGACCGTTGCTTGCAATTGGTCGAAGAATTGATCAAGACTTGGTCCATCCCAGTGGCAGCTTTGATCGTCGAACCAATTCAATCTGAAGGTGGTGATAACCACGCCTCTAAGTATTTCTTACAAAAGTTGAGAGACGTTACTTTGAAACACAATGTTGTCTACATCATTGATGAAGTGCAAACAGGTGTTGGGGCCACTGGTAAACTCTGGTGTCACGAATACGCCGATATCCAACCACCTGTGGATTTGGTGACATTTTCGAAGAAATTCCAAAGTGCAGGATATTTCTTCCACGACCCCAAATTCATTCCAAACAAGGCATACAGACAATTCAACACATGGTGTGGTGAACCCGCCAGAATGATCATTGCTGGTGCCATTGGACAAGAAATCTCCGACAAGAAGTTGACTGAGCAATGTACAAGAGTGGGTAATTAcctattcaaaaaattggaggatttgcaaaaaaagtatCCTGAAAACTTCCAAAGCTTGAGAGGCAAAGACAGGGGCACATTCATCGCATGGGATTTACCTACTGGTGAAAAGAGAGATCTGctattgaagaagttgaagtCTAATGGTTGTAACGTGGGTGGATGTGCAGTCAATGCAGTGAGATTGAGACCTTCATTAACATTCGAGGAGAAACATGCcgatatttttattgaagcATTGACCAAATCAGTCAATGAGCTATGA
- the THG1 gene encoding tRNA guanylyltransferase, with protein MSTTNGFVMVLLMALLYWTSLLPATNIMANSKFGYVRQFETHDAILPQCYIVVRIDGKKFHEFSKFYDFGKPNDENALKLMNACAKNLVLKYKTDIILAFGESDEYSFILKSDSALFNRRKDKLSTLFGSFFTSNYVALWSKFFPDKPLDIKHLPYFDSRCVAYPNLQTIKDYLSWRYVDTHINNLFNTTFWQLIIKCGLTPQEAEKKLCGTFSNDKQEILFSECGINYNNEPEMFKKGSLVTRKGEVLHINVIAQIDELFEGF; from the coding sequence atgtCTACAACTAATGGTTTTGTGATGGTGTTGCTGATGGCGCTCCTCTATTGGACAAGTCTCCTTCCTGCTACAAATATCATggcaaattcaaagtttGGATACGTGAGGCAGTTCGAAACGCACGATGCTATTTTACCCCAATGTTACATCGTGGTAAGAATAGATggtaaaaaatttcatgaattttcaaagttttacGATTTTGGTAAGCCAAATGACGAAAACGCTCTCAAATTAATGAATGCATGCGCGAAGAACCTTGTTCTTAAATATAAAACAGATATTATATTAGCGTTTGGAGAAAGTGATGAATATTCGTTTATATTGAAGTCGGATTCAGCACTATTCAATAGACGAAAGGATAAACTATCCACTTTATTTGgttcatttttcacttctAATTATGTCGCGTTATGGTCCAAATTTTTCCCAGACAAACCACTCGACATTAAGCATCTGCCATACTTCGATTCAAGGTGTGTAGCGTATCCCAATTTACAAACGATAAAGGATTATTTGTCTTGGAGGTATGTTGATACCCATATAAACAACCTTTTCAATACGACATTTTGGCAgttgataataaaatgtGGGTTAACACCACAAGAAGCCGAAAAGAAGCTGTGTGGAACGTTTAGTAATgataaacaagaaatactGTTTTCTGAATGTGGTATAAACTACAACAATGAGCCCGAGATGTTTAAAAAAGGCTCATTGGTAACGAGAAAGGGAGAGGTCCTGCATATCAACGTCATTGCGCAAATAGACGAGTTGTTCGAAGGCTTTTaa
- the DPC29 gene encoding post-initiation translation factor DPC29 has product MLVRNRCLSRLFKAYRSFSALNSPVASGHNKWSSIKHGKAKNDAERNKINNKFANQIAMSVKLGNGVTDPSMNIRLATSIELANKSNVSKKVIENAIRKGSGSSGSGKEANVSELCVYEGMGPGGVAVVVEALTDNKNRTIGLIRSAFNKANGSITPTLFFFDKKGYVTVTPPHELDTEDKVLERVLEIQGIEDIAPVEEDAEDAEADAETEPAGPTYEAVTEPADTNKVAALLKEQGFHIRDLGIGYNAKPDMAVAVQGDDALEKLQKLTAALEDIDEVTSLYTNASNA; this is encoded by the coding sequence ATGTTGGTGAGAAACAGATGCTTAAGTAGGCTCTTCAAGGCGTATCGATCGTTCAGTGCCCTGAACTCTCCGGTTGCTTCGGGTCACAACAAGTGGTCTTCTATCAAGCACGGTAAAGCCAAGAATGACGCAGAACGGAACAAGATTAACAACAAGTTTGCCAACCAAATAGCCATGTCGGTCAAGTTGGGCAACGGCGTCACAGACCCGAGCATGAACATCCGACTCGCCACCAGCATAGAACTAGCCAACAAAAGCAACGTTAGCAAGAAGGTGATTGAAAATGCCATCCGGAAGGGATCAGGAAGCAGCGGCTCGGGAAAAGAAGCGAACGTGTCTGAACTATGTGTGTACGAAGGCATGGGACCCGGCGGGGTGGCCGTCGTGGTGGAGGCGCTCACGGATAACAAGAACAGAACAATAGGGCTAATAAGAAGCGCGTTCAACAAAGCCAACGGCTCCATTACCCCGACactgttcttctttgacaAGAAGGGATACGTGACGGTAACCCCCCCGCATGAACTGGACACCGAGGACAAGGTGCTAGAAAGGGTGCTAGAGATCCAGGGCATCGAGGACATTGCACCCGTGGAGGAGGACGCAGAAGACGCAGAGGCCGACGCAGAAACAGAACCCGCGGGTCCCACGTACGAGGCGGTGACAGAACCTGCAGACACTAACAAGGTAGCGGCCTTGCTCAAAGAGCAAGGCTTCCACATCAGAGACCTGGGAATCGGCTACAATGCTAAGCCGGACATGGCGGTCGCCGTGCAAGGCGACGATGCGCTCGAGAAACTGCAGAAGCTGACCGCTGCGCTCGAGGACATCGACGAAGTGACGTCGCTGTACACCAACGCCAGCAACGCCTGA
- the VMA7 gene encoding H(+)-transporting V1 sector ATPase subunit F, giving the protein MAEKRTLIAVIADEDTTTGLLLAGIGQISPETQEKNFFVYQEGKTTKEEITDKFDHFTEQRDDIAILLINQHIAENIRARVDSFTNAFPAILEIPSKDHPYDPEKDSVLKRVRKLFGE; this is encoded by the coding sequence ATGGCTGAGAAACGTACTCTTATAGCTGTGATAGCTGACGAGGATACCACAACCGGTTTATTGTTAGCTGGTATTGGACAAATCTCTCCTGAAactcaagaaaagaacttCTTCGTTTACCAAGAAGGTAAAACCACCAAGGAGGAGATCACTGACAAGTTTGATCACTTCACCGAACAAAGGGACGATATTGCTATTCTTTTGATCAACCAGCATATTGCTGAAAACATAAGAGCAAGAGTGGACTCCTTCACCAATGCATTCCCTGCTATCTTAGAAATCCCCTCCAAGGATCATCCTTACGATCCTGAAAAGGACTCTGTGTTGAAAAGAGTCAGAAAACTGTTTGGTGAGTAA